A single genomic interval of Gossypium raimondii isolate GPD5lz chromosome 11, ASM2569854v1, whole genome shotgun sequence harbors:
- the LOC105802720 gene encoding calmodulin-binding receptor-like cytoplasmic kinase 2, which translates to MTSSTSSSRSRNPSSGIRSTPDRSAYSPSFSSYTASTVSRSGRNPVKVAARSIAGAFVACFTPPETDDSNNLKVSNEFGAPSAASETSRMRGQNRGIYSNSTKERAPGSMKFTIEEIFKATRNFSPAFKIGQGGFGTVYKGKLDDGTLVAIKRAKKSVYDKHLGVEFQSEVTTLAQVEHLNLVRFYGYLEHGDERVVVVEYVPNGTLREHLDGVNGKELDFASRLDIAIDVAHAITYLHMYTDHPIIHRDIKSSNILLTEKLRAKVTDFGFARLAADTDSGATHVSTQVKGTAGYLDPEYLRTYQLTEKSDVYSFGVLLVELVTGRRPIEPKREIKERITPKWAMKKFTDGDAISTLDPRLELTAGINLALEKILELALQCLAPRRQSRPSMRRCGEVLWSIRKDFREQSALDFRSLSSNSQRSASVKEQ; encoded by the exons ATGACCAGCTCCACAAGCAGTTCGAGAAGCCGGAACCCTAGTTCCGGCATAAGGTCAACACCGGACCGATCCGCTTACTCTCCTAGCTTTTCTTCCTACACTGCATCAACTGTCTCTCGTTCAGGGCGGAATCCAGTAAAGGTTGCTGCCCGGTCCATCGCTGGAGCTTTTGTCGCGTGTTTTACACCTCCCGAGACAGACGACAgcaataatttaaaagtgtCCAATGAGTTTGGAGCTCCTTCTG CTGCGTCGGAAACGTCAAGAATGAGGGGTCAGAATCGAGGGATTTATTCCAATTCAACGAAGGAGAGAGCGCCTGGGAGCATGAAATTCACGATTGAGGAAATTTTTAAGGCCACAAGGAACTTCTCACCTGCTTTCAAGATCGGACAGGGTGGATTCGGAACAGTTTATAAGGGAAAACTTGATGATGGAACTTTGGTCGCTATCAAACGAGCTAAAAAG aGTGTATATGATAAGCATTTGGGTGTGGAATTCCAAAGTGAAGTAACAACACTGGCACAAGTGGAACATTTGAATTTGGTTAGGTTTTATGGGTACTTAGAGCATGGAGATGAAAGAGTTGTGGTTGTCGAGTATGTCCCCAATGGAACTCTAAGGGAACACTTGGATG GTGTTAATGGAAAAGAACTTGACTTTGCTTCGAGGCTTGATATAGCCATTGATGTGGCCCATGCAATCACCTATCTTCATATGTATACAG ATCACCCAATTATTCACAGAGATATAAAGTCTTCCAACATTCTCCTTACCGAAAAGCTCCGAGCCAAGGTCACCGACTTTGGCTTCGCCAGGCTGGCCGCAGATACGGACTCTGGTGCAACCCATGTGTCAACCCAGGTAAAAGGCACTGCTGGCTACCTGGACCCAGAATACCTAAGAACCTATCAACTTACAGAAAAGAGTGATGTTTATTCATTTGGAGTATTATTAGTTGAACTAGTCACTGGCAGGCGCCCCATTGAACCAAAACGGGAAATCAAGGAGCGGATAACACCAAAATGG GCAATGAAAAAGTTTACAGACGGTGATGCCATATCAACTTTGGACCCTAGGCTAGAACTGACTGCTGGGATTAACTTAGCCCTCGAAAAGATTCTTGAACTAGCCTTGCAATGCCTGGCTCCCCGTAGGCAGAGTCGGCCTAGTATGAGGAGGTGTGGGGAGGTCTTATGGAGCATCCGTAAGGATTTTAGAGAACAATCAGCTTTAGACTTTCGCTCTCTTTCATCAAACTCTCAAAGGAGTGCTTCAGTTAAAGAGCAATAA
- the LOC105802718 gene encoding LOW QUALITY PROTEIN: pentatricopeptide repeat-containing protein At2g46050, mitochondrial (The sequence of the model RefSeq protein was modified relative to this genomic sequence to represent the inferred CDS: inserted 2 bases in 1 codon; substituted 1 base at 1 genomic stop codon), which yields MHSKCRTPLISTVHFKRQLSSSPTLPRETTQLRALKLEPNPSLSLSTLGNTVSALHPGSTGFYPHALKISAKLGLLKEGKQLHSRMIKLGFNNVLPLQTQMLNLYVKCKQFSDAEKLFDQMRVRNLVTWNTMICKSNLCLGFSYFKKMLINKVGFDHITLNTLLHASSEVKGVVFGRELHCFIVKCGFLYDSFVSSALVHLYGECGLVEEARWVFDQVFCRDLVLWNVMVSCYALNSLTKEAFEVFDLMKKEGVNGDGYTFCSLLKSCCIWGFYELGRQVHGLIIKLCFDLDVPVASALVDMYITNGNLYDAQKAFDGMTARNVVSWNTLIVGYAQRGDMEKVMELLREMRLQNFCPDELTMASIFQSCGVSSGSAELLQVHTYVIKNGFESFLSVTNALIHAYSKCGNIDGALQYFVSVSEPDLVTWTSIIGAYSFLGHSKRSVIAFEKMLVAGVKPDQIAFLAILSACSHGGLVNEGLHYFNIMMNDYRIIPDSKHYTCLVDLLGRAGLLNEAFSFITSHPVACTPDTLGAFIGACSIHGNITLAKWAAEKLVVLEPNKPVNYTLISNIYASKGRWLDVERVRKMMTDCCDYKIPGCSWVXLAAHVNVFVSSDNLXPETLDM from the exons ATGCATTCGAAATGCCGTACTCCTTTGATCTCCACCGTCCATTTCAAACGACAGTTATCTTCTTCACCGACACTCCCTCGAGAAACAACCCAATTACGCGCGCTGAAGCTGGAACCCAATCCATCTCTCTCGTTGAGTACACTCGGAAACACGGTGTCGGCGCTGCATCCCGGTTCGACCGGCTTCTACCCCCACGCCCTTAAAATCTCAGCCAAATTAGGTCTCCTTAAGGAAGGGAAACAACTCCATTCACGCATGATAAAACTAGGGTTCAATAATGTACTGCCTCTGCAAACTCAAATGCTTAATTTATACGTTAAATGCAAACAATTTTCCGACGCGGAGAAATTGTTCGATCAAATGCGTGTTCGAAACTTGGTGACGTGGAACACTATGATTTGTAAGTCGAATCTTTGTTTGGGTTTTTCTTATTTCAAGAAAATGTTGATAAACAAGGTAGGTTTTGATCATATAACTTTGAATACTTTGCTCCATGCTTCCTCTGAGGTAAAGGGCGTTGTTTTTGGTAGAGAATTACATTGCTTTATAGTGAAATGTGGGTTTTTGTATGATTCTTTTGTGAGCAGTGCTCTTGTTCATTTATATGGGGAATGTGGTCTGGTTGAAGAAGCGAGGTGGGTTTTCGATCAAGTATTTTGTAGAGATTTGGTGTTGTGGAATGTGATGGTTTCTTGTTATGCTTTGAATTCTTTAACAAAAGAGGCTTTTGAGGTTTTCGATTTGAtgaagaaggaaggtgttaACGGGGATGGTTATACGTTTTGTTCTTTGCTTAAATCTTGCTGTATCTGGGGATTTTATGAACTTGGAAGGCAGGTTCATGGTCTCATCATTaaactttgttttgatttaGATGTTCCTGTGGCTAGTGCACTTGTTGATATGTACATAACGAATGGAAATTTGTATGATGCTCAAAAAGCCTTTGATGGAATGACTGCTAGAAATGTTGTGTCTTGGAACACTCTGATCGTGGGTTATGCACAGAGGGGAGATATGGAGAAGGTTATGGAGCTTCTTAGAGAAATGAGGTTACAAAATTTCTGTCCAGATGAATTAACTATGGCTAGCATATTTCAATCTTGTGGTGTTTCATCCGGCTCTGCTGAATTGTTGCAAGTCCACACTTATGTGATTAAAAATGGGTTTGAGTCCTTTTTATCTGTTACAAATGCTTTAATACATGCGTACTCCAAGTGTGGTAACATTGATGGTGCATTACAATATTTTGTTTCAGTTTCAGAGCCTGATCTTGTTACTTGGACATCGATTATAGGTGCTTATTCGTTCCTTGGTCATTCAAAAAGAAGTGTTATAGCTTTTGAGAAAATGTTAGTTGCTGGTGTAAAGCCAGATCAAATTGCCTTTCTTGCTATTCTTTCCGCATGTAGCCATGGGGGGCTAGTAAATGAGGGGcttcattatttcaatataaTGATGAATGACTATCGAATTATTCCAGATTCAAAGCACTATACTTGCCTCGTTGATCTGCTTGGTCGAGCTGGCCTTCTCAATGAGGCTTTTAGTTTTATAACATCTCATCCCGTTGCATGTACACCAGACACCTTGGGAGCATTCATTGGGGCATGTAGCATCCATGGCAACATAACATTGGCCAAGTGGGCCGCAGAAAAGCTTGTTGTCTTGGAGCCTAACAAACCTGTAAATTATACTCTTATCTCTAACATATATGCCTCTAAAGGAAGATGGTTAGATGTGGAACGTGTTAGGAAAATGATGACAGACTGTTGTGATTACAAAATTCCTGGTTGTAGCTGGGTGTAACTTGCTGCTCATGTTAATGTGTTTGTCTCAAGTGATAATCT ACCTGAAACTTTGGACATGTAA
- the LOC105802719 gene encoding uncharacterized protein LOC105802719 isoform X3 has translation MLQRWQPPIARCLKHFIRRSFDGIQVLQNMEQCYPVPRNMTMKLTNEQISARVLYFGLFNGVGPTRTQSKMIVRNRAYSFTANISVEGCTTSTMQGQYCNQTIELLSCARSGNSSGNGSVSGFFNQSMVLCRNNFETSCHGDGEMKIYSLEILRITESLTISVQNLRLRPLDSIGNSSRIYLMCFARYGAMPLATLHDYSGDLNQSPLVIRFPKVGQWYISILALHLAKEIGGALSNVSKVCYSLEVQELECPLGKAGPNCSSERYMLQTVLRKYSTPFESYYLPDGGDVISDALNFHLEPLLSNYSVGGLDSWTYFLLDVPRGAAGGNLHVRLMSDRKMNYEIYARNGGLPSLINWDYYYVNKTSSSGDSVFFVLYNSSDEKVDFYILYVKEGIWNIALRHLNSTGDISDGQTTMSISLERCPKRCSYHGACKSALDTSGLTLYSFCACDRNHGGFDCSIEIVSHQGHIWQSIALIASNAAAVFPAFWALRQKAFAEWVVYTVSGISSGLYHACDVGTWCVLSFGVLQFMDFWLSFMAVVSTFIYLTTIDEVFKRAIHTAVAILTALMAITKATRSSNIILVMGIGAFGLLLGWLIEFSTNYRSLSCSMGLCLNRLERWPSREWLQNLVNTVMKRFRWGFVLAGFIALAMAAISWNLESSQSYWIWHSVWHVAIYSSSFFFLCSKVITINSGNRTPTDANYQLTQQDSLSQGA, from the exons AATATGACAATGAAGTTGACGAATGAGCAG ATATCTGCCAGGGTTTTGTATTTTGGTCTTTTCAATGGTGTTGGGCCTACAAGAACACAGTCAAAGATG ATTGTTAGGAACCGTGCTTACTCCTTTACAGCTAATATTAGCGTGGAAGGATGTACAACCTCAACAATGCAAGGACAGTACTGCAACCAAACTATTGAACTGCTTTCTTGTGCTCGATCTGGTAATAGTTCAGGAAATGGTTCagtatctgggttcttcaatcAAAGCATGGTTTTGTGCAGGAACAATTTTGAGACCTCCTGCCATGGGGATGGAGAAATGAAAATATACTCCTTAGAGATACTACGGATAACTGAATCCTTAACAATTTCTGTACAAAATCTAAGGTTAAGACCTCTGGACAGCATAGGGAATAGTagcagaatttatttaatgtgcTTTGCTCGTTATGGTGCAATGCCATTGGCTACTCTGCATGATTATTCTGGTGACTTAAACCAATCCCCTTTGGTCATTCGCTTCCCAAAGGTTGGCCAGTGGTATATTTCTATTCTAGCCCTTCATCTTGCAAAGGAAATTGGTGGGGCCCTGAGTAATGTTTCAAAAGTTTGCTATTCCTTGGAAGTGCAAGAACTTGAATGTCCTTTGGGAAAGGCTGGGCCAAACTGTTCGTCTGAAAGATACATGCTTCAG ACGGTTCTCAGGAAATATTCGACCCCTTTTGAATCCTATTATTTGCCAGATGGTGGGGATGTGATATCAGATGCTCTTAATTTTCATCTTGAGCCCCTTTTAAGCAACTACTCAGTTGGAGGACTGGACAGCTGGACTTATTTTCTTCTGGATGTTCCTCGAGGTGCTGCTGGTGGAAATCTCCATGTCCGGCTAATGTCAGATAGAAagatgaattatgaaatatatgctaGAAATGGTGGATTGCCATCACTTATTAACTGGGACTATTATTATGTAAACAAGACAAGCAGCAGTGGTGACTCCGTGTTTTTTGTATTGTACAATTCAAGTGATGAAAAGGTCGATTTTTACATCTTATATGTTAAGGAAGGAATCTGGAATATTGCACTAAGGCATCTAAACAGCACTGGTGACATTTCCGATGGCCAGACTACTATGTCTATTTCACTTGAAAGATGCCCTAAAAGATGCTCCTATCATGGTGCTTGTAAATCTGCTCTTGATACAAGTGGATTGACTTTGTACAG CTTTTGTGCCTGTGATCGGAACCATGGAGGTTTTGACTGTAGCATTGAGATTGTATCCCATCAAG GACACATATGGCAATCGATTGCACTAATCGCATCTAATGCTGCAGCTGTGTTTCCTGCTTTTTGGGCTCTCCGGCAGAAG GCATTCGCAGAATGGGTGGTCTACACAGTGAGTGGAATTTCAAGTGGATTATATCATGCATGTGATGTGGGTACCTGGTGTGTATTGTCCTTTGGTGTTTTACAG TTTATGGACTTTTGGCTGTCTTTCATGGCTGTAGTGAGCACTTTTATATACCTCACAACAATTGATGAAGTCTTTAAAAGGGCAATCCACACAGCTGTGGCTATCCTTACTGCCCTGATGGCCATAACTAAGGCAACCAG GTCATCCAATATTATCCTTGTGATGGGAATCGGAGCGTTTGGTCTTCTTCTTGGGTGGTTGATAGAGTTCTCTACCAATTATCGGTCACTTTCCTGTTCAATGGGTTTATGTTTGAACAGACTTGAAAG ATGGCCGAGCAGAGAATGGCTGCAGAATCTTGTAAACACTGTAATGAAACGATTTAGATGGGGATTTGTGCTTGCTGGTTTTATTGCACTAGCCATGGCAGCGATAAGCTGGAATCTTGAAAGCAGTCAAAGTTACTGGATTTGGCACAG TGTTTGGCATGTTGCCATATAttcatcttctttcttcttcctctgtTCAAAAGTAATAACCATAAATAGTGGGAACAGAACACCCACCGACGCAAACTATCAGTTGACTCAGCAGGATTCTCTCTCTCAAGGTGCATAG
- the LOC105802716 gene encoding probable E3 ubiquitin-protein ligase RHB1A, with the protein MGGCCCSSRKPHLHGTPVYYYCPPALEENESLTPHGGSASAMTAVLVNLDLDVPDTFRAPPAPLPYDVVFGCPHSADSESFRETVSGGSFETLPTFEDLEESDSRTQSSSLLLSPRKPEVTNLIESKKSAAEEEDACPICLEEYDAENPKLLTKCEHHFHLSCILEWMERSDTCPICDQEMIFEQTFDQ; encoded by the exons ATGGGAGGCTGCTGTTGTTCTTCCCGGAAACCTCATCTGCATGGGACACCTGTATATTATTAT TGTCCACCAGCTTTGGAAGAGAATGAGTCTTTAACACCTCATGGTGGATCAGCCTCTGCAATGACTGCTGTTCTGGTTAATTTGGATCTAGACGTACCTGATACATTTAGGGCACCTCCAGCACCTTTGCCATATGATGTGGTCTTTGGATGTCCACATTCAGCTGATTCAGAATCTTTCAGGGAAACTGTCAGTGGGGGAAGTTTTGAGACCCTGCCTACATTTGAAGATCTTGAGGAGTCAGACTCCAGAACACAGTCTAGTTCTTTGCTTCTTTCGCCAAGAAAACCAGAGGTCACAAACTTAATTGAATCTAAGAAATCAGCAGCAGAGGAAGAGGATGCCTGTCCTATTTGTCTTGAAG AGTATGACGCAGAGAATCCAAAACTCTTAACAAAATGTGAACATCATTTTCACCTATCTTGCATTTTGGAATGGATGGAAAGAAGTGACACCTGCCCTATATGCGATCAG GAAATGATATTCGAGCAGACTTTTGATCAGTAA